A single Haloglycomyces albus DSM 45210 DNA region contains:
- the hisS gene encoding histidine--tRNA ligase, with protein MSKPQPISGFPELLPGQRIVEQQVVDHLRKTFELHGFVNIQTRSAEPLDQLLRKGETSKEVYVLRRLQAEDESSDAGLGLHFDLTVPFARYVLENSGKLEFPFRRYQIQPCWRGERPQDGRYREFWQADIDIVDKGHLPAHYETEIPLVIADALAGLPLPKMTVHVNNRKLSQGFYQGLGIEDPEETLRIIDKLDKIGPDAVIDMLRDKVGADAEQAEQCLALASINSTDTSFVERVRELGVKHELLDQGLEELATLVEAANKRSPGLVRANMSIARGLDYYTGTVYETFVDGQENLGSVCSGGRYDTLADDGKNTYPGVGLSIGVSRLVIPLLRSGVLRPTRDVPTCVLVALNDEESRGHSMDVAQRLRSRGIASQVAPAAQKYGKQIKFADKRGIPFVLFLDEESGGAQIKDIRSGDQFDVDPDEWCPPQDDLHPTIVAE; from the coding sequence ATGTCCAAACCACAGCCGATATCAGGTTTTCCTGAATTGCTGCCCGGCCAGCGAATCGTGGAGCAACAGGTTGTGGACCATCTTCGGAAGACGTTCGAACTGCACGGTTTCGTCAATATTCAAACCCGCTCGGCCGAACCCTTGGATCAACTGTTGCGCAAAGGCGAGACCTCCAAGGAGGTATACGTTCTGCGGCGACTGCAGGCCGAAGACGAAAGCTCCGACGCGGGTCTGGGCCTCCACTTCGACTTGACCGTACCCTTCGCCCGCTACGTGCTGGAAAACTCCGGAAAGCTGGAGTTTCCCTTCCGTCGTTACCAGATTCAGCCCTGTTGGCGAGGCGAACGTCCCCAGGACGGGCGGTACCGCGAATTCTGGCAGGCCGATATCGACATCGTGGACAAGGGGCACCTGCCCGCCCACTATGAAACCGAGATCCCACTGGTCATCGCCGATGCGCTCGCCGGGCTGCCCTTGCCGAAGATGACCGTCCACGTCAATAACCGCAAACTCTCCCAAGGCTTTTACCAAGGACTGGGAATCGAGGATCCGGAAGAAACCCTGCGTATCATCGATAAATTGGACAAAATCGGACCCGACGCGGTGATCGACATGCTGCGCGACAAGGTGGGTGCCGATGCCGAGCAGGCTGAACAATGCCTGGCGCTCGCCTCGATCAACTCCACCGATACCTCGTTTGTGGAGCGGGTCCGTGAGCTCGGGGTCAAGCATGAGCTGCTGGATCAGGGTCTGGAGGAGTTGGCGACCCTCGTGGAGGCGGCCAACAAGCGCTCACCGGGCCTGGTGCGCGCCAATATGTCGATCGCCCGGGGGCTGGATTACTACACCGGGACGGTCTACGAGACCTTCGTCGACGGCCAGGAAAACCTCGGTTCGGTCTGCTCCGGAGGCCGTTACGACACCTTGGCCGACGACGGTAAGAACACCTATCCGGGAGTCGGCCTATCGATCGGGGTGTCGCGTTTGGTGATTCCGCTGCTGCGTTCGGGGGTGCTGCGTCCCACACGTGACGTTCCCACCTGTGTGCTGGTGGCGTTGAACGACGAAGAGTCCCGTGGCCACAGCATGGATGTGGCGCAACGATTGCGGTCGCGTGGAATCGCCAGTCAGGTGGCTCCGGCGGCGCAGAAGTACGGCAAGCAGATCAAGTTCGCCGACAAGCGTGGGATTCCCTTCGTACTGTTTCTGGACGAGGAGTCCGGTGGGGCTCAGATAAAGGACATTCGTTCGGGCGACCAGTTCGACGTCGACCCGGACGAGTGGTGCCCACCGCAGGACGACCTGCACCCTACGATCG
- a CDS encoding YtxH domain-containing protein, with protein MGISDKFKDMKDKISDAASEAKDKAEDATSEAKDKMSDAASSAKDKGEDLINKSKDSASHAKHKAEDMKESGKDKTEDMADTAKQKAQEAKKKDE; from the coding sequence GTGGGTATCAGCGACAAGTTCAAGGATATGAAGGACAAAATCAGCGACGCCGCCTCTGAAGCGAAGGACAAAGCCGAAGATGCGACCTCGGAAGCCAAGGACAAGATGTCCGACGCGGCCTCCAGCGCTAAGGACAAGGGCGAAGACCTGATCAACAAGTCCAAGGACTCCGCCTCGCACGCCAAGCATAAGGCCGAGGACATGAAGGAGTCCGGTAAAGACAAGACTGAGGACATGGCCGATACCGCAAAGCAGAAAGCCCAAGAGGCCAAGAAAAAGGACGAATAG
- a CDS encoding FKBP-type peptidyl-prolyl cis-trans isomerase has protein sequence MTASQNKKNAIQNRMSEKRAELARIAEENQKKEKRRSVLIFTGVGAGVFLLLGLIVYGGYQVATHDPSSDWTAEDGESEMESDSDPGSEMDNQPETVPSEPIKFDDTGFDVAGDCTVDIANVDDTHPEIQVQPDCDPPEELVSETLVEGDGEPIKAGDTVTADYVGVNWDDSEVFDSSWDRGEALPINNIGGGQVIEGWDKGLIGAKPGEVLTLVIPSDMAYGEGTLVFTISIVSVESPEQG, from the coding sequence ATGACAGCTTCACAGAATAAAAAGAATGCGATTCAGAACCGCATGAGCGAGAAGCGCGCCGAGCTGGCCCGCATCGCCGAAGAGAATCAGAAAAAGGAAAAGCGCCGTAGCGTCCTTATCTTCACCGGCGTCGGCGCCGGGGTGTTCCTCCTCCTCGGACTGATCGTTTACGGCGGCTACCAAGTGGCCACGCACGATCCGAGCTCCGATTGGACCGCCGAAGACGGGGAGTCGGAGATGGAATCGGACTCGGACCCGGGATCGGAAATGGACAATCAGCCCGAAACCGTCCCCTCCGAACCGATCAAGTTCGATGACACCGGTTTCGATGTCGCGGGCGACTGCACCGTCGATATCGCCAACGTCGACGACACGCACCCTGAAATCCAGGTGCAGCCCGACTGTGATCCACCCGAAGAACTCGTCTCCGAAACCCTCGTCGAGGGCGACGGCGAACCGATCAAGGCGGGCGACACGGTCACTGCCGACTATGTCGGCGTCAACTGGGACGACAGTGAAGTCTTCGATTCGTCCTGGGACCGTGGCGAAGCACTCCCGATCAACAATATCGGTGGCGGTCAGGTCATCGAAGGCTGGGACAAAGGCCTCATAGGAGCCAAGCCGGGCGAAGTATTGACTCTTGTCATTCCTTCCGATATGGCCTATGGGGAAGGAACCTTGGTGTTCACCATTAGCATCGTGTCGGTGGAATCTCCTGAGCAGGGTTAG
- the secD gene encoding protein translocase subunit SecD translates to MASKTGTRRPQKKIQRKRLRLAPYFLSLLTVIAILWVAAFVGSGNWKDVPTPKLGLDLQGGLSMTLTAYQDGSDSPPDEETMEQARQIIENRVNSTGVAEPEIYVEGDDNVVVNVAGHDMDEDALRSVGAPAELRFRIVSNNTVDTSSTVDEQIEAAEEGEEDAEEETSEQEATEDEDAAPEDSETGGDIESLVEMEREDASDLEELESGETLTDVLEKVGYEAANTAYNLSEIPTDPATLTTLKPFADLSAEEVALLPAGVQFGVPTISCEQLDNRPPGAVQNPDKVVTSCGETQSAGEGENSDIRTKYILAPADVLGSDVSDANVGSDPNRPNTFVVNVRFTPDGADRWGTLTNENVQNQVAIVLDNKVVSAPVIQAPTRDQTQITGDFTPGEAQELADQLNFGSLPTNFVTETVNNVTATLGVQQLKAGLIAGAIGLGLVFLYCLAYYRILGFIVLGSLTTATLILYPFLALLGSQIGLTLTLAGMAGFVVSIGITADSFVVYFERIKEEMKDGRSAKSAVPRAWERTRRTILSANAVSIISALVLYFLAIGPVQAFAFALGLSTLVNILVVFLFTHPIAELLARGNVLNNRRLSGLHTRLNLSTKPSTSATPSTVAAEN, encoded by the coding sequence TTGGCTAGTAAAACGGGCACCAGACGCCCGCAGAAAAAGATTCAGCGGAAACGCCTCCGGCTGGCACCGTATTTCTTGTCGCTTCTGACTGTCATCGCGATCCTCTGGGTGGCCGCATTCGTCGGTAGCGGTAACTGGAAGGATGTGCCCACTCCTAAACTCGGTTTGGATCTGCAAGGTGGGCTGTCGATGACGTTGACGGCCTACCAGGACGGGTCGGATTCACCTCCTGACGAAGAAACCATGGAGCAGGCACGGCAGATCATTGAAAACCGTGTCAACTCCACGGGTGTCGCTGAGCCGGAAATCTACGTCGAAGGCGACGACAATGTCGTCGTCAACGTGGCCGGCCACGATATGGATGAGGATGCGTTGCGTTCGGTGGGTGCCCCGGCCGAACTTCGTTTCCGTATCGTCAGCAACAACACCGTCGACACCTCAAGCACCGTTGACGAGCAGATCGAGGCCGCCGAAGAAGGCGAAGAGGACGCCGAGGAGGAGACCTCCGAACAGGAGGCCACCGAGGACGAGGACGCGGCCCCGGAGGACTCCGAAACGGGCGGCGACATTGAGTCGCTCGTCGAAATGGAACGGGAAGACGCCTCCGATCTCGAGGAACTCGAATCGGGTGAAACCCTGACCGACGTGTTGGAGAAGGTCGGTTACGAGGCGGCCAACACCGCCTACAATCTGAGCGAGATCCCCACCGACCCCGCGACGTTGACAACGCTGAAGCCCTTCGCGGATCTCAGCGCCGAAGAAGTGGCGCTGCTTCCGGCGGGAGTTCAGTTCGGCGTCCCCACGATTTCCTGTGAACAGTTGGACAATCGTCCTCCCGGCGCGGTGCAGAATCCCGATAAGGTCGTGACCTCATGCGGAGAGACGCAGAGCGCGGGAGAAGGCGAAAACTCCGACATTCGCACCAAGTACATTCTGGCCCCGGCCGACGTATTGGGCAGCGATGTGAGCGATGCCAACGTCGGCAGCGACCCGAACCGCCCCAACACCTTCGTCGTCAACGTTCGTTTCACTCCCGACGGAGCCGATCGTTGGGGAACCCTGACGAATGAGAACGTGCAGAACCAGGTCGCGATCGTTCTGGACAACAAGGTGGTGTCGGCTCCGGTCATCCAGGCCCCGACCCGCGATCAGACGCAGATCACCGGCGATTTCACGCCCGGCGAGGCGCAGGAGCTGGCCGATCAGCTCAACTTCGGTTCCCTCCCGACGAACTTCGTCACCGAGACGGTCAACAATGTCACCGCCACCTTGGGTGTACAGCAGTTGAAAGCCGGGCTGATCGCCGGAGCGATCGGGCTTGGCCTGGTCTTTCTTTACTGTCTGGCGTATTACCGGATTCTCGGTTTCATCGTTCTGGGCTCGCTGACGACCGCCACACTCATTCTGTATCCCTTCCTGGCGCTACTCGGTTCGCAGATCGGGTTGACGCTGACCCTGGCGGGAATGGCCGGTTTCGTCGTTTCCATCGGTATTACCGCCGACTCGTTCGTGGTGTACTTCGAACGAATCAAGGAGGAGATGAAGGACGGACGTTCCGCGAAGTCGGCCGTCCCTCGGGCGTGGGAGCGTACCCGGCGTACGATCCTGTCGGCCAACGCCGTATCCATTATTTCGGCGCTCGTCCTGTACTTCCTGGCGATTGGCCCGGTACAGGCCTTCGCCTTCGCCCTGGGGCTCTCCACGCTGGTGAATATCCTGGTGGTCTTCCTGTTCACCCACCCGATCGCCGAATTGCTCGCTCGGGGCAATGTGCTGAACAACCGGCGTCTGTCCGGTTTGCATACGCGGTTGAACCTGTCCACCAAGCCGTCCACCAGTGCCACGCCGAGCACAGTGGCCGCCGAGAACTAA
- the secF gene encoding protein translocase subunit SecF — translation MKTTNDPQKLSVWSQLYRGRNDFAFVEYRKRWYIASGIILAACVVVMLFKGFVLGIDFAGGNQFNVTPNNDVSLEEVEDAAEDAGAKVGSGQEVGSGDERSYVVRTAATTADESQTIRDAIAEVSGVESGQVSETSVSATWGQAVSQQALVALAVFLVLVTVFIWIRFERRMAWAALIALAHDLVLTAGVFSLVGFEVTPSTIVGMLMILGYSLYDTVVVFDKLQENTKNLLNTRRKTYSEATNDAINQTLMRSLNTSLIGALPVAGLLFIGVGMLGVGTLRDLALVLFVGIITGTYSSIFLAAPVVADMANRSSEYKRHNRKVHNKRTAAGDDDGADDGIDDDDDDGIDFELEPEPAAAGSAAATGNRKSRRSRN, via the coding sequence GTGAAGACAACGAATGATCCGCAGAAACTCTCGGTGTGGAGTCAGCTTTACCGAGGCCGCAATGATTTTGCTTTCGTAGAGTACCGAAAGCGCTGGTACATTGCCTCTGGAATTATTTTGGCCGCCTGTGTGGTAGTCATGCTTTTCAAGGGTTTTGTGCTCGGGATTGATTTCGCTGGCGGAAACCAGTTCAACGTCACGCCGAACAACGACGTGTCGTTGGAAGAGGTCGAAGACGCCGCCGAGGACGCCGGTGCGAAGGTTGGCAGCGGTCAGGAAGTCGGCAGTGGCGACGAGCGCTCCTACGTCGTGCGTACGGCGGCGACCACGGCCGACGAATCACAGACGATCCGTGACGCCATCGCAGAGGTATCCGGGGTGGAATCCGGTCAGGTATCGGAAACCTCCGTGTCGGCGACCTGGGGACAGGCCGTGTCACAGCAGGCCCTGGTGGCCCTGGCGGTCTTCCTGGTTCTGGTGACGGTCTTCATCTGGATTCGCTTCGAACGCCGCATGGCCTGGGCGGCCCTGATCGCCCTGGCGCATGACCTGGTTCTTACCGCCGGAGTCTTCTCCCTGGTCGGATTCGAAGTCACACCTTCCACGATCGTCGGTATGTTGATGATCCTGGGCTATTCGCTCTACGACACGGTCGTCGTGTTCGACAAGCTGCAGGAAAACACGAAGAACCTCCTGAACACCCGGCGCAAGACCTATTCCGAGGCGACCAACGACGCGATCAACCAGACGTTGATGCGTTCGTTGAACACGTCCCTGATCGGTGCGCTTCCGGTGGCGGGACTGCTGTTCATCGGTGTGGGAATGCTCGGTGTGGGTACTTTGCGGGACCTGGCGCTGGTGCTGTTCGTCGGTATCATCACCGGTACCTATTCCTCGATCTTCCTGGCGGCACCCGTGGTGGCCGATATGGCGAACCGATCGTCGGAGTACAAGCGCCATAACCGCAAGGTCCACAATAAGCGGACGGCCGCCGGTGACGACGATGGCGCGGACGACGGCATCGACGACGATGACGATGACGGCATCGATTTCGAGCTGGAGCCGGAACCGGCAGCGGCGGGTTCGGCCGCTGCGACGGGGAATCGAAAGTCGCGGCGCAGTAGGAACTGA
- a CDS encoding MBL fold metallo-hydrolase, with protein MLIETIVADAFGTNCYVVADGRSNECLVIDPGIGIADRLDEVYHRHHLKPVAVMLTHGHLDHTFSVTPVCRNSEIPAYIHPDDSELLRDPLKGFSANMAQMMGAGFEWTEPDDVATLTDHDTIELAGMKLQVQHAPGHTPGSAMFNMRGRGDEPPYSFTGDVLFAGSIGRTDLPGGSMEEMTRSLGDKVLPMDDNVVILPGHGPRSTIGDERRNNRFLKSVAAQRSS; from the coding sequence ATGTTGATAGAAACGATCGTGGCCGACGCCTTCGGGACGAACTGCTACGTGGTGGCCGACGGCCGCAGCAACGAATGCCTGGTGATAGATCCGGGAATCGGCATCGCCGACCGATTGGACGAGGTATATCACCGCCATCACCTCAAACCGGTGGCCGTGATGCTTACCCACGGACACTTGGATCACACCTTTTCGGTCACCCCGGTGTGCCGTAACAGCGAGATCCCCGCCTACATCCATCCGGACGACTCCGAACTGCTACGCGACCCGCTCAAAGGCTTCAGCGCCAATATGGCTCAGATGATGGGGGCGGGCTTCGAATGGACCGAGCCCGACGACGTCGCCACCCTGACCGACCACGACACGATCGAATTGGCCGGAATGAAACTGCAAGTACAGCACGCGCCCGGACACACCCCCGGTTCGGCCATGTTCAACATGCGGGGGCGCGGTGATGAACCGCCCTACAGTTTTACCGGAGACGTCTTGTTCGCGGGTAGCATTGGGCGTACCGATCTTCCCGGCGGTTCCATGGAGGAAATGACCCGATCCCTCGGGGACAAGGTCTTGCCGATGGACGATAACGTCGTTATTCTCCCCGGACACGGCCCCCGTTCCACCATCGGAGACGAACGCAGGAATAATCGGTTTTTGAAATCCGTAGCGGCGCAACGCTCATCGTAA
- a CDS encoding RelA/SpoT family protein: protein MATDKAANAENANNKDSGPHTGRRMRARLARFNSPWQSPSVPQVLEPLVASHRKSHPRANVQVLEKAYERAEQLHRTQYRKSGDAYITHPLAVAQILADLGMDTNTLVAALMHDTVEDTEYTLDELKDEFGDEIRLLVDGVTKLDRVKLGDAAKAETIRKMVVAMAKDPRVLVIKLADRLHNMRTLMFLPPKKQEQKARETIEILAPLAHRLGMNTIKWELEDLSFRTLYPKRFEEIKRLVADHAPQREKTLQMVIGQVEDKLKESHIKADVNGRPKHLYSIYQKMIVRGRDFEDIYDLVGLRLLVESERDCYAALGVIHANWKPVPGRFKDYIAMPKFNMYQSLHTTVIGPGGKPIELQIRTWAMHRTAEYGIAAHWKYKETKSSTVAGAAAHIDDMAWLRQLLDWQREASDPSEFLDALRFDLASSELYVFTPKGAVIALPAGSTPVDFAYAVHTEIGHRCIGASVNGKIVPLESSLSNGDVVEIFTSKKSESASPNRAWLNFVKSPRARTKIKQFFNRERREEAIQNGQDDLARLMRKRRLPIQRLLSGDNLTTVARELNQKDVESLYASIGEHQIKPSQVIAKLVETQGGSEGVTEDVAEVTRPSQPDRIVPEAHGDLGAGVKVAGMDKGDMPVRLAQCCGPVPGDEIVGFTTRYHVVSVHRADCENAEERMAFQPDRVVDVSWADRGEESTFIATVQVEALDRHRLLADVTQALSGERVSILSATVTTTRDRVALSRFTFELANPEHVNHIIKVIRKIDGVYDAYELSSSDTSS from the coding sequence GTGGCGACCGACAAGGCCGCGAACGCCGAGAACGCCAATAACAAGGATTCCGGCCCACATACCGGACGGCGGATGCGTGCCCGTCTGGCGCGGTTCAATTCGCCGTGGCAATCCCCCAGCGTGCCTCAGGTGCTGGAACCATTGGTCGCCTCGCACCGTAAATCGCACCCTCGGGCCAACGTCCAGGTGCTGGAAAAGGCCTACGAACGCGCCGAACAACTGCACCGGACACAGTATCGCAAGTCGGGCGACGCCTACATCACCCATCCACTGGCGGTAGCCCAAATCCTGGCCGACCTCGGTATGGACACCAACACCCTCGTCGCCGCCCTCATGCACGACACGGTCGAGGACACCGAATACACCCTGGATGAACTTAAAGACGAGTTCGGTGACGAAATCCGCCTGCTGGTCGACGGGGTCACCAAGCTCGACCGCGTCAAACTGGGCGATGCCGCCAAAGCCGAAACGATCCGCAAAATGGTCGTGGCAATGGCGAAGGATCCGCGAGTACTGGTCATCAAACTCGCCGATCGCCTCCACAACATGCGCACCCTCATGTTCCTTCCTCCCAAGAAACAGGAGCAGAAGGCCCGCGAAACCATCGAAATTCTCGCTCCCCTGGCACATCGCCTGGGTATGAATACCATTAAATGGGAACTGGAAGACCTCTCGTTCCGAACCCTCTACCCCAAACGCTTTGAGGAGATCAAACGACTCGTTGCCGACCACGCACCGCAGCGGGAGAAAACCCTGCAGATGGTGATCGGCCAAGTCGAGGACAAGCTCAAGGAGTCCCACATCAAGGCCGATGTGAACGGCCGCCCGAAACACCTGTACTCCATCTACCAGAAGATGATAGTGCGGGGACGTGACTTCGAAGACATCTACGATCTGGTGGGACTGCGCCTCCTCGTGGAATCCGAACGCGACTGCTACGCGGCCTTGGGTGTCATCCATGCCAATTGGAAGCCGGTGCCGGGGCGGTTCAAAGACTACATCGCCATGCCAAAGTTCAATATGTACCAATCCCTGCACACGACGGTGATCGGTCCGGGTGGCAAGCCGATTGAACTGCAAATCCGCACCTGGGCCATGCACCGGACGGCCGAATACGGTATCGCGGCGCACTGGAAGTACAAGGAAACCAAGAGCTCGACCGTGGCGGGTGCGGCCGCACATATCGACGACATGGCGTGGCTACGGCAACTGCTGGATTGGCAACGCGAAGCCTCCGACCCCTCGGAATTCCTGGACGCCCTGCGTTTCGACCTCGCCTCCTCCGAGCTGTACGTCTTCACTCCCAAGGGAGCGGTGATCGCCCTGCCCGCCGGCTCCACCCCGGTCGACTTCGCCTACGCGGTTCACACCGAAATCGGGCACCGCTGTATCGGCGCCTCGGTCAACGGCAAGATCGTTCCATTGGAATCGTCCCTGTCCAACGGGGATGTAGTAGAGATCTTCACGTCCAAGAAGTCGGAATCGGCGTCGCCCAACCGGGCGTGGCTCAATTTCGTCAAGTCCCCGCGCGCCCGCACCAAGATCAAGCAGTTCTTCAATCGCGAGCGGCGCGAAGAGGCGATTCAGAACGGGCAGGACGACCTCGCCCGGCTCATGCGCAAGCGTCGCCTCCCCATCCAGCGGCTTCTCTCCGGCGACAACCTCACCACGGTGGCCCGCGAACTCAATCAAAAGGACGTGGAAAGCCTCTACGCCTCCATCGGGGAACACCAGATCAAACCCTCGCAGGTCATCGCCAAACTGGTGGAAACCCAAGGCGGTTCCGAAGGTGTCACCGAAGACGTCGCCGAAGTGACGCGACCGAGCCAACCCGACCGCATCGTCCCCGAGGCCCACGGTGATCTGGGAGCCGGGGTGAAGGTCGCGGGCATGGACAAAGGCGACATGCCGGTACGACTGGCACAATGCTGCGGTCCCGTACCGGGCGATGAGATCGTCGGATTCACCACGCGCTACCACGTGGTCAGTGTGCATCGCGCCGACTGCGAGAACGCCGAAGAGCGCATGGCCTTCCAACCCGACCGCGTCGTCGACGTCTCCTGGGCCGACCGCGGCGAGGAGTCCACCTTCATCGCGACGGTGCAAGTGGAAGCCCTCGATCGCCACCGTTTGCTCGCCGACGTCACCCAGGCGCTTTCCGGGGAACGGGTATCGATCCTCTCGGCCACGGTCACCACCACGCGCGACCGCGTGGCACTGTCCCGCTTCACCTTTGAGTTGGCCAATCCCGAGCATGTCAACCACATCATCAAGGTGATCCGCAAAATCGACGGTGTCTACGACGCCTACGAACTCAGTAGTTCCGACACCTCGTCCTGA